A genomic window from Populus nigra chromosome 7, ddPopNigr1.1, whole genome shotgun sequence includes:
- the LOC133698838 gene encoding NAC domain-containing protein 35-like: MAIAATMSHNDENNNSNDNTNNKDDDDDHEHDMVMPGFRFRPTEEELIEFYLRRKVEGKHFNVELITFLDLYSYDPWELPALAAIGEKEWFFYVPRDRKYRNGDRPNRVTTSGYWKATGADRMIRAENSRSIGLKKTLVFYSGKAPKGIRTSWIMNEYRLPQHETERYQKAEISLCCVYKRAGIEDHPSLPRSIPSRASSSRGTQSDKKHQSHVTVKGFQPFLGQSSQQIEMEKISETDASGSSDVTTALGLSQHNINAYHPISTSLELPASVEEGMFLNQTKQAASSFLVPNCPNLFTVTSSVSSNPVYDDLHRLINYQQADIGQQQQQQFYLLQQHQPSQLSSMAPQSQSLPFNMLPNLLPTTFPDRLWDWNQMPESNRDYNNPFK, encoded by the exons ATGGCAATTGCAGCAACCATGAGCCACAACGATGAAAACAACAACAGCAACGACAACACCAACaacaaagatgatgatgatgatcatgaGCATGACATGGTTATGCCTGGCTTTCGTTTCCGTCCTACCGAAGAAGAACTCATTGAGTTCTACCTTCGCCGTAAGGTTGAGGGCAAACATTTCAATGTCGAGCTCATTACTTTCTTGGATCTTTATAGCTATGACCCTTGGGAACTTCCTG CTTTGGCTGCAATTGGAGAGAAAGAATGGTTCTTCTATGTCCCTAGAGACAGGAAATATCGAAACGGGGATCGTCCCAATCGTGTGACCACTTCAGGCTACTGGAAGGCAACAGGAGCTGACCGGATGATCCGAGCTGAGAATTCAAGATCAATTGGTTTAAAGAAAACCCTAGTTTTCTACTCCGGGAAAGCTCCTAAGGGTATCCGAACTAGTTGGATCATGAATGAATATCGGTTGCCACAGCATGAAACTGAGCGATACCAAAAG gCTGAGATATCACTTTGTTGCGTCTACAAGAGAGCTGGGATAGAAGATCACCCATCTCTCCCTCGTTCGATTCCATCACGGGCATCCTCATCGAGGGGGACTCAATCTGACAAGAAACACCAGAGTCATGTTACGGTGAAAGGATTTCAACCTTTCTTGGGACAATCATCACAGCAAATTGAAATGGAGAAGATAAGTGAAACAGATGCAAGCGGTAGCTCAGATGTCACAACAGCTCTTGGACTCTCCCAGCATAACATCAATGCATACCATCCAATTAGTACCTCACTTGAACTGCCGGCTTCAGTAGAAGAAGGAATGTTTCTAAACCAGACCAAGCAAGCTGCCAGCAGCTTTTTAGTCCCCAACTGCCCTAACCTCTTCACTGTCACATCTTCAGTGTCGTCGAATCCAGTCTATGATGATCTTCATAGACTAATTAACTACCAACAAGCTGACATTggtcagcagcagcagcagcaattttatcttcttcaacaacaccaACCCTCACAGCTCTCTAGTATGGCTCCACAATCGCAGTCACTGCCTTTCAACATGCTACCAAACTTGCTACCAACCACCTTTCCAGACAGGCTATGGGATTGGAATCAAATGCCAGAATCAAACAGAGACTACAATAATCCATTTAAGTAA
- the LOC133698528 gene encoding uncharacterized protein LOC133698528, translating to MSHSWVRALSSRKRHYGVGILHRSISSSSGSCCSHFSKVNNENNPLFTVSFRSLFNNANIINGNTLIPPDLKCCPLAPRWHLYRGYGSVVQQKMPELVSGSGEDVTSSDLEQLDFCSDDGGTDKKVKVVYEKPIDFTKIDTNLLPTVIIVGRPNVGKSALYNRLIRRREALVYNTPDDHVTRDIREGIAKLGDLRFKVLDSAGLETEAASGSILQRTTSMTANVLARTQFAVFLIDVRAGLHPLDLDVGKWFRKHAPGIKPIVAMNKSESLCDGVGSISDAADEARMLGFGDPIAISAETGLGMAALHNALQPLIEDYILQVLNNNCDQDNGYGPSHVDDVAGEVDESKLPLQLAIIGRPNVGKSTLLNTLLQEERVLVGPEVGLTRDSVRTQFQYEGRTIYLVDTAGWLQRTGLEKGPSSLSVMQSRKNLMRAQVVALVLDAEEVVKARRSMTHAEVVIARRAVEEGRGLVVIVNKMDLLKGKRNSTLFDKVMEAVPLEIQTVIPQITGIPVVFTSALEGRGRIAVMRQVIDTYEKWCSRLSTSRLNRWLRKVMSRHSWKDQAAQPKIKYFTQVKARPPTFVAFTSGKTQLSDTDLRFLTKSLKEDFDLGGIPIRIMQRSVPRKGGGNRSKSTPSAGRIAERLLSDKRTADV from the exons ATGTCTCATTCATGGGTTCGGGCTCTTTCATCACGAAAGAGGCATTATGGTGTAGGAATCCTACATAGAAGCATTAGCAGCAGCAGCGGCTCCTGCTGCTCACATTTTTCCAAAGTGAACAATGAGAATAACCCCCTATTTACAGTTTCATTCA GATCATTGTTTAATAATGCCAACATTATAAATGGAAATACTTTAATACCTCCTGATTTAAAGTGTTGTCCGTTAGCCCCAAGATGGCACCTTTATCGGGGGTATGGCTCCGTGGTTCAACAGAAGATGCCAGAGTTGGTTTCTGGTTCAGGTGAAGATGTAACAAGCAGTGATTTGGAGCAGCTTGATTTTTGTTCTGACGATGGTGGTACTGACAAGAAAGTCAAGGTTGTGTATGAAAAACCAATTGACTTTACCAAAATTGACACAAACCTGCTTCCAACTGTCATTATTGTTGGACGTCCAAATGTAGGGAAATCGGCTTTATACAACCG GCTGATTCGGAGGAGGGAAGCTCTTGTGTATAACACGCCAGATGATCATGTTACTCGAGATATAAGAGAAGGCATTGCCAAATTGGGTGATTTGCGGTTTAAAGTGCTGGACTCAGCTGGCTTAGAAACAGAAGCAGCTTCAGGGTCTATTCTTCAGAGAACAACTAGCATGACTGCAAATGTGCTCGCAAGAACTCAATTTGCAGTATTCTTGATAGATGTGAG AGCTGGATTGCATCCATTGGATTTGGATGTTGGGAAGTGGTTTCGCAAACATGCACCTGGAATCAAGCCTATAGTAGCAATGAATAAATCTGAATCACTTTGTGATGGTGTTGGCTCTATTTCTGATGCCGCTGATGAAGCCCGCATGCTAGGATTTGGGGATCCGATTGCAATATCTGCTGAGACGGGGCTGGGTATGGCAGCTCTCCACAATGCTCTTCAGCCTTTGATTGAGGATTACATACTCCAAGTTTTAAACA ATAATTGTGACCAAGACAATGGGTATGGCCCCAGTCATGTTGATGATGTTGCTGGTGAAGTTGATGAGTCCAAGTTACCATTACAGTTAGCAATCATAGGAAGACCGAATGTTGGAAAGTCAACCTTGTTGAATACTTTGTTACAAGAAGAACGTGTGCTGGTGGGTCCAGAGGTTGGTCTGACGAGAGATTCTGTCAGAACCCAGTTCCAATATGAGGGAAGAACTATATATCTG GTTGACACTGCAGGTTGGTTGCAAAGAACAGGTCTAGAAAAAGGACCATCATCACTGAGTGTGATGCAATCAAGAAAGAATTTGATGAGGGCTCAAGTGGTTGCTTTGGTACTTGATGCTGAAGAG GTTGTGAAAGCTAGACGTAGTATGACACATGCTGAAGTAGTTATAGCAAGAAGGGCAGTGGAAGAGGGCCGTGGCTTGGTTGTTATTGTGAACAAGATGGATCTTCTGAAAGGGAAACGAAATTCAACATTATTTGACAAGGTCATGGAAGCTGTTCCTTTAGAAATTCAGACGGTTATACCTCAG ATCACAGGAATACCAGTTGTATTCACTTCAGCATTAGAGGGCAGGGGCCGGATTGCTGTCATGCGTCAGGTCATTGATACATATGAAAAATGGTGCTCAAGGTTGTCCACATCCCGGCTTAACCGTTGGCTGCGTAAG GTTATGAGCAGGCATTCTTGGAAAGACCAGGCAGCGCAACCCAAGATCAAGTATTTCACCCAAGTGAAGGCCCGTCCACCCACTTTTGTTGCCTTCACAAGCGGGAAGACGCAGCTTTCAGATACAGACCTCAGGTTCTTAACGAAGTCCTTAAAGGAAGATTTCGACTTGGGTGGGATCCCAATCCGAATCATGCAACGGTCTGTTCCTAGAAAAGGTGGTGGTAACAGAAGCAAAAGCACCCCTTCTGCAGGCAGGATAGCTGAAAGGTTGTTGTCTGACAAGAGAACTGCTGATGTTTAA
- the LOC133699613 gene encoding PHD finger protein Alfin1, giving the protein MEGTPHPIPRTVEEVFSDFKGRRSGLIKALTSDVEKFYQQCDPDKENLCLYGLPNETWEVNLPVEEVPPELPEPALGINFARDGMQEKDWLSLVAVHSDSWLLAVAFYFGARFGFGKNERKRLFQMINELPTIFEAVSGNVKQPKDQTATHNNSGKSKSSGKMQSRQPESQTKAIKVSAPPKEDYESGEEEEEDDEQGATCGACGESYGTDEFWICCDMCEKWFHGKCVKITPAKAEHIKQYKCPSCSGKRARV; this is encoded by the exons ATGGAGGGAACACCGCATCCTATACCGCGTACCGTTGAAGAAGTTTTTAGTGATTTCAAAGGCAGACGCTCTGGTTTAATCAAGGCTCTTACTTCTG aTGTTGAGAAGTTTTACCAGCAGTGTGACCCTG ATAAGGAGAACTTGTGTCTCTATGGACTTCCAAATGAGACATGGGAAGTTAACCTGCCTGTGGAGGAGGTGCCCCCTGAACTTCCTGAGCCTGCACTAGGTATAAATTTTGCCAGGGATGGGATGCAAGAGAAGGACTGGTTATCCCTTGTTGCAGTTCACAGTGATTCATGGTTGCTTGctgttgcattttattttggtgcacgttttgggTTTGGTAAGAATGAAAG GAAGAGGCTTTTCCAGATGATAAATGAGCTCCCTACAATATTCGAGGCCGTGTCTGGAAATGTTAAGCAACCTAAGGACCAAACTGCCACTCACAACAACAGTGGCAAAAGCAAATCAAGTGGGAAGATG CAATCCCGGCAACCTGAGTCCCAGACTAAGGCTATAAAGGTATCTGCACCACCCAAGGAAGACTATGAGAGtggggaagaggaagaagaagacgatGAACAGGGTGCTACTTGTGGAGCATGTGGTGAAAGCTATGGAACTGATGAGTTCTGGATTTGCTGTGATATGTGTGAGAAATGGTTCCACGGAAAATGCGTCAAGATTACACCTGCCAAAGCTGAGCACATCAAGCAGTACAAGTGCCCAAGTTGCAGTGGCAAGAGAGCTAGGGTTTAA